One Anthonomus grandis grandis chromosome 13, icAntGran1.3, whole genome shotgun sequence DNA segment encodes these proteins:
- the LOC126743545 gene encoding BRCA2-interacting transcriptional repressor EMSY, giving the protein MWPVLLDMTEDESLQNLRHLELEAYAALVSALRAQGALDSKRKQILTETGILLNISSERHKAEVRRAINDEKLNTIAYYITGHINTIEEWAQEGRRKIPLLSRAPPITPYSVIADESSEVTSKHNETLPLPSNTERKRAVAVHVSPPLASPAENGKISGFRVPEVPKEEHKKRRCHNIAENGLLGPKGLASAKIQQVYRQISKKLKPRFKIPETQTVEIRKPIQETNFIHHTNSVKLAQDIPSKHINLQEIRNPVQELQFVQRISSPNNINPPAKMNIPQNVRVWGPQSHNNQQQPHSVPSNLKLDSDLVILEHKVPIDNEEEIITVEPPQVAQKTLSLSVNKLAKLNVEKFKILPNSAMQMPIKPLQNISVQKPKMVTIQGNSGKKVIPLSQLQMLHPKGGSLKVLPAAAVQLGKLEKDKLTLSQIEPKPVSPTMEQAKTEIIEIEAEAHISHFEDNVVEMNSIDNNYEMKDAVYNTLELREENMDNTGSSTESNDEDTYEIVEEISCDVIDGESLNADHDLSSWSVI; this is encoded by the exons ATGTGGCCGGTTTTGTTGGATATGACCGAGGATGAATCCTTGCAAAACTTGAGGCATTTAG AATTGGAAGCGTATGCTGCATTAGTATCGGCCTTAAGAGCTCAGGGCGCATTGGATAGTAAAAGAAAGCAAATCTTAACTGAAACTGGGATATTACTTAACATTTCAAGTGAAAGGCACAAAGCTGAAGTAAGACGAGCCATTAATGATGAAAAACTTAATACTATCGCTTACTA TATTACAGGTCACATAAACACCATTGAAGAATGGGCTCAGGAGGGGCGAAGAAAAATACCATTACTCAGCAGAGCCCCACCTATAACACCATATTCAGTTATAGCAGATGAGTCATCTGAAGTGACATCAAAACATAATGAAACCTTGCCCTTACCATCAAACACTGAGAGAAAAAGGGCTGTGGCAGTACATGTGTCTCCTCCATTGGCATCTCCAGCTGAGAATGGGAAAATTAGTGGTTTTAGAGTCCCAGAAGTACCTAAAGAGGAACATAAGAAACGCAGGTGCCATAATATTGCTGAAAATGGTTTGTTAGGTCCCAAGGGATTGGCTTCAGCTAAGATTCAACAAGTTTATagacaaatatcaaaaaagctCAAACCAAGATTCAAAATACCTGAAACACAAACTGTTGAGATCAGGAAGCCCATACAAGAAACAAATTTCATACATCATACAAACAGTGTGAAACTTGCACAAGATATACCTTCAAAACACATTAATTTACAAGAAATAAGGAATCCTGTCCAAGAACTTCAGTTTGTTCAAAGAATATCATCTCCAAACAACATAAATCCCCCTGCTAAAATGAATATTCCTCAAAATGTTAGAGTTTGGGGACCTCAGTCTCATAATAATCAACAACAGCCCCATTCAGTTCCAAGTAATCTGAAACTAGATTCTGATTTAGTCATATTAGAACACAAGGTCCCTATTGATAATGAAGAAGAGATAATCACAGTTGAACCTCCTCAAGTTGCTCAAAAAACTCTCTCACTTTCAGTAAATAAGCTGGCAAAGTTGaatgtagaaaaatttaaaattttgccaaattCCGCGATGCAAATGCCAATAAAGCCCCTGCAAAATATTTCAGTGCAAAAGCCAAAAATGGTGACAATCCAAGGCAATTCTGGCAAAAAAGTAATTCCACTGTCTCAGTTGCAAATGTTACACCCAAAAGGAGGCAGTTTGAAAGTTTTACCAGCAGCAGCAGTTCAGCTAGGGAAATTGGAGAAGGATAAACTAA CCTTAAGTCAAATTGAGCCAAAACCAGTATCTCCGACAATGGAACAAGCAAAAacagaaattattgaaattgaGGCAGAAGCacatatttctcattttgaggATAATGTAGTAGAAATGAACTCTAtagataataattatgaaatgaAAGATGCTGTATACAATACTCTAGAATTAAGAGAGGAAAATATGGATAATACTGGTAGTTCTACAGAGTCAAATGATGAAGACACATATGAAATAGTTGAAGAAATTAGCTGTGATGTCATTGATGGAGAGAGTCTTAATGCAGACCATGATTTGTCAA GTTGGTCTGTTATTTGA
- the LOC126743550 gene encoding protein Mo25, whose amino-acid sequence MPLFGKSQKGPAEVVKALKEAVNSLEKGDRKAEKAQEDVSKNLVLIKNMLYGTSESEPQTDIIVAQLAQELYNSNLLLMLIQNLNRIDFEGKKDVAQVFNNILRRQIGTRCPTVEYICTKSEILFTLMSGYEHQEIALNCGTMLRECARYEALAKIMLYSEDFYNFFRYVEVSTFDIASDAFSTFKELLTRHKILSADFLEVNYDKVFSHYQRLLNSENYVTRRQSLKLLGELLLDRHNFTVMTRYISNPENLKLMMNMLKERSRNIQFEAFHVFKVFVANPNKPKPILDILLRNQDKLVEFLMKFHTDRAEDEQFNDEKAYLIRQIKELKPLPGH is encoded by the exons ATGCCACTGTTTGGAAAGTCGCAAAAGGGCCCCGCAGAAGTAGTTAAAGCCCTAAAAGAGGCGGTGAATTCACTAGAAAAGGGCGACCGGAAGGCAGAGAAAGCCCAAGAGGATGTATCCAAGAACCTGGTATTGATTAAAAACATGTTATATGGTACTTCAGAATCAGAGCCCCAGACAGACATTATTGTGGCCCAGTTGGCTCAAGAGTTGTATAACAGTAACTTACTGCTGATGTTAATTCAGAACCTAAATCGTATTGACTTTGAGGGCAAGAAAGATGTGGCACAAGTGTTTAATAACATTCTAAGGAGGCAAATCGGCACCAGGTGTCCCACAGTTGAATATATTTGTACCAAAtcagaaatattatttacactCATGAGTGG GTATGAGCACCAAGAAATTGCATTAAACTGTGGTACAATGTTACGAGAATGTGCAAGATATGAAGCCCTAGCAAAGATAATGTTATATTCAGAGGACTTTTATAACTTTTTCCGGTACGTTGAAGTGTCCACGTTCGATATCGCTTCGGATGCATTTTCCACTTTTAAG GAACTTCTGACTAGGCACAAAATCCTGAGTGCCGACTTTTTAGAAGTAAACTATGACAAAGTGTTTAGCCATTACCAGAGACTGTTGAATTCTGAAAATTATGTTACGAGGCGTCAAAGCCTTAAGTTGCTCGGAGAGCTGCTTTTAGATAGGCATAATTTTACT GTCATGACTAGGTATATTTCCaatccagaaaatttaaaactcatgatgaatatgttaaaggAGAGATCTAGAAATATCCAGTTTGAGGCCTTCCATGTTTTTAAG GTATTTGTAGCAAATCCAAACAAGCCAAAACCAATATTGGATATTCTGTTAAGGAACCAGGACAAATtggttgaatttttaatgaagttCCATACGGATCGAGCTGAAGATGAGCAGTTTAACGACGAGAAAGCGTATCTTATTAGGCAAATTAAAGAGCTTAAACCATTACCTGGACATTAA